The DNA window ACGGATCGGGCCGGGGGTCGATACAGAAAAGGCGCGGCCCCGGACCGGGAACCGCGCTCTTTTGAAAATCGTCGGGAGTGGCGGGGATCAATCCTCGCCCTTGGTCTTCGGGAGACCGATCGGGCTCCGGCCCTCTTTCCATTGGCCACGGGCCTTGAGGAGCTTGACGCGCTCGAAGCGCTTCATCACGGAGCGCTTGCCTTCGGCGCCACCCTTGAGCTTGAGACTGTTGTGCTTGGACATGGGAAAATCGCGGTTGCCTGACGCGGGGCGCGGAAACTAGGAGGCAATTTCGGCGATGGCAAGGGGAAAGAATGAAGGAAGGGCGGGCATTTCCCGGTTTACCGGCCCGAAATTCCGGAAGCTTTGACCGTCAGGGCCTTCAGAGCGGCCAGACGGAGAGCTCGGTCACCTCAGGGTCCCTTCGGTCACCCCGAGTTTCTCAAGCGCGGTGACTTCTTCCAAGAGGTCGGCGGGATCGCGTTCGCCGCGGATCAGCGCTTGGTAGGCGCCGATGGTGCGGGAGGCGGCGTCGCGATCCTCGTCGAGGAGCTCGATGCGGAATCGCGACAGCCCGGTGTCGAGCAGGGCCGGCAGGAATCGCGCGCCGGTCTGGGCGCGGCCATTGAAGAGCGTGTTGCGGCAGCCGACGTCGGCCTGCAGGCGGTGGAGCTGGCCGACGCGGTCGCGCAGATGGACGACGTGTTTCTCGCACGGCCGCCCGCAGTCCTTGTAGGTCGTGCCTTCGCTCATGAAGGTGCAGAAGACGCAGTGCTCCATGTGGAAGAGCGGCATGTGCTGGTGCAGGGTGAGCTCGAACCAGTCGGCAGGAGCTCCGCGCAGCAGGTCGAGGACCTGGGAGATGTTGAGGTCGTAGGAAACGGTCAGCCGGTCGAGGCCGGCCGATTCCATCAGGACGCGGGCGGTGATCGGGTTGGCGACGTTGAGCGAGAAGTCGGCCGTCTTCACGAACTCGCTACGGTCTTTGTAGTATTCGAGCCCCGCGAGATTGCGGAGGAGCAGGCCGTCGGGGGCGGCGCGTTCGATCAGCTTGAGGTAGCCGGTTTCGCCCGGCTTGAGGATCCGCGGTGTGGCGAGGTGGAGCCCGGCATCCGAACCGGATTTCAGTGCGACGGCGTCCTTGTAGCGTCGGGGGTCTTCGAAGTCGCAGTAGATGATCTGGACGCCGGCTTCGAGCGCCGCCTCGACTTGGGGGAGGGTGCGGCAGAGGACGGACAAAGCCGGCTCCGCCGGAGTGGCGGGTGAAGAGTGGGAAGTGGAAGGCGGAAGGAGATGGTGGTGGGTGGTGGCGGCCGGGGTTCCGGGGCGGACTGAAGTCCGCGCACCATCCGACTGCAGTGCCGCGACGAGTTGGCGGCGGAGGCGGTTGAGTTCGGAGAGCGGGAGGTGGCAATCGCCTTGGAGGCGGTTGTCGAGGGAGGCGAGCTCGTAGTCGGTGTCGCCGAGACGGCCGAGCTGGGCGATGAGCGTTTCGGTGGCGAGAGGGCGGTTGGCCGCGGGCTGGAGCGGCGTTTCGCTGGAACACCGAACGTCGAACGTCGAACGCTCAACTTCGAAGGAAGAGGAGAGAGTGAGTGGTGAGCCCGGCGAGCCTTCGACGGTGAGATGCAGCGCAGTCTTCTTTGGCGTCAGCTTCGCGTTCTTCCAGAACTTGCGGATCTCGGACTCGAGGGCTGGGTCAGAGGTCTTGTAGAGGGTGACGCCCGGGCGGATGCGGTCGAAATTGATACCGCTGTAGGTGCGGTGGAAGATGATGCGGTCGTTCTCGATCTTCCAGATCGACGCGCCCTGTTCGAGGTCGCGGTTCTCGCCGGCGTCGAAGACCACGCCGTCGCCGGCCTTGAGCGGCGGGGATTGCTCGTCGGGCGGGACGTCCAGACGGATCCATCCGTTCTGCGCCTCGGTGACGGTGCCGAGCAAGGGGCCGCGCTTCTTGCCGAAGCGGCCGTGGGTCAGATACGGGTGGTCGGTGCCGGCCAGCCAGCCGCTGGTGAGTCCGCGGGAGAAGGTCATCTCCAACGCGTAGCGGTCGGCATCGGTGACCGCGGACTCGGTTTGGTCGATCGCGGCATCGAGCGCCTTGCGATACACGCGGGTGACGGCGGCGACGTACTCGGGGGACTTCAGCCGACCTTCGATCTTGTAGGATTTCACGCCCGCGCGGACGAGGTCGGGGATGACGTCGACCGCAGCGAGGTCCTGCGGGCTGAGCAGGTAGCGGACTTCGCCCATCTCGGTCGTTTCACCATCGACGACGAGTTCGTAGGGCATCCGGCAGGCCTGCGCGCACTCGCCACGGTTGGCCGACCGCTGGCCGAGGCTTTCGCTGGTGAGGCACTGGCCGGAGTAGGCGACACAGAGCGCGCCGTGGACGAACACCTCGAGGGGTGTCGTGTCGGATTGCGGGAAGCGTTCGATCTCCCGGATCGAGAGCTCGCGGGCGAGCACGGCGCGGTCGAGAGGGAAGAGCGACTCGACGAAGCGAAGGCCCTCGGGCGAGGTGATCGTCATTTGCGTCGATGCGTGAAGCTCGACCTCGGGCGCCAGCTCGCGGGCCATTTTCGCCAAGCCGAGATCCTGAATGATCAGGGCGTCGACGCCGGCGCTGGCGATCAGCCGGAGCTGCTCGGCGGCGGCTTCGAGTTCGCCGGTGAAGACCAAGGTGTTCATCGCGACGAAGCCCTTCACGCCGTGGCGGTGGAGGAACTGCATCAGTTCCGGCAGGTCCTCGGCGGTGAAGTTGTCGGCGCGCAGCCGGGCGTTGAAGGCGGGGAGTCCGAAGTAGATCGCGTCCGCCCCGGCGGCGACAGCTGCCCGCGCGCAGTCCCAGTTGCCCGCGGGGCTGAGCAGTTCGGGAGTGGCGTCGGTCGTCATCGGTGCGGGAGAAGAAAACCCCGGAGTCCGGCGAAAGCACGGACGAAATGGGTGGCGGTCCGGGCCGATGGGCCGCAACTTACCGTGCTGCCGCCTGTTACCCACCCTGCAACCCAAGCGTACCCAAGGACATGCTCCCCAAAGCGAAGAACGAGTGGACGGTCGAGGAAGCGGCGCACCTCGTCCGCCGGGCCGGATTCGGCGGATCACCCGACCAGATCGCGCGGATCCACGCGATGGGGCGCGAGGCGGCGGTGGACAGCCTGCTCGATCCGGACGAACCGCAGGACGCGATCCCGCTGCCGTCGTGGTACAATCCGGCGCGGCTGGCCGAGGAGCAGCGGGAACGTCTCGAAGAGATGCGCGAGTCCCGGACGGAAGGTCGCTCGATGACGGCTGCGGAGCGCGAGCGAGCGCAGCGGATGGCCCGCCAGGAGGCACAAAGGACGGCGCGCCAACGGTTGATGACGGCCTCCGCATGGTGGTTTGACCGGATGATGAGGACCCGCGCTCCGCTGCGCGAAAAGATGGTCCTGTTTCTCCATGACCACTTCGCGACCTCGTCGCAGAAGGTTCGTCAGCCGGCGTTGATGATGCGCCAGAACGAGCTGCTTCGGGAATACGCGCTTGGCGACTTCCGCAAGCTCACCCACGAGATCGTCCGGGATCCGGCGATGATGCTCTACCTCGACACGCAGACGTCGAAGAAGGGCAAGCCGAACGAGAATTTCGCCCGCGAGGTGATGGAGCTCTTCACCCTCGGCGAGGGCAACTACACCGAGAAGGACATCAAGGAGGCGGCGCGGGCATTCACCGGCTACACCGTGAACCGGTTCAACGGGAAGGTGAGCCACGTGAAGTTCCAGTGGGACTCCGGATCAAAGACCGTGCTTGGCAAGACCGGCAAGTTCGATGGCGACCAGGTCGTTGACATCCTCTTCGAGCAGCAGGCCGCGGCCGAGTACCTGCCCAGTAAGCTGTGGATGTTCTTCGTCGAGGACGAGCCGCCGAAGGCGGTGGTCGAGGAACTCGCCGAAGGCTTCCGGGCATCCGGATTTCAACTCAAGCCGCTGCTCCGCGAGATCTTCCTGTCCCGGGCCTTCTACGACAGCACGGTGATCCGCAACCAGATCAAGAGCCCGATCCAGTTCCTCGTGCAGATGTGCAAGGAACTCGAGGTCCCCGATCTTCCGGGCGGCTACGAGCAGCTCGCGCAGCGGGAGCTCGGGCAGGTGCTTTTCGTGCCGCCGAATGTGGCCGGCTGGGACTGGGGTCGTGCGTGGATCAACACCAACACTCTTCTCAGCCGCTACAATATCGCCGGTGTGATCACCCAAGGTGCGGTGGATGCGCCGGGCACCGAGGGCGGCGGGGAGAACATGATGGACCAGATGGCCGAAGGTGGCGGTCCGGGAATGAAAGTCGTCGCGCGGCTGGTCGGTCGCAACATGCGCGACTGGAAGGGGCCGGACTACGAGAAGCTGGCGCCACGCGAGTTGCGGAAGGATCCCGAGAAGCTGGTGGGCTCGCTCATCGCCCGTTTCTTCCAGAGCGATCCCGGCGACAAGCAGCGCGGGGCGTTTGTCGATTACGCCAAATCGAAGCAGGGCGTGGTTTTCACCAACCACGAGGTTGCCGAGCTCTGCCACCTCATGATGAGCACGCCGCGCTACCAGCTCTGCTGATTTCCCGAACCTGAGATCCCATTCCAAAAGATCATGAAGACAAGACGTGAATTCCTGCGGTCGACGATGCTCGGTGCTTCGTCGGTTTGGACGGTGCCGCTTTTTGTCGAGCGGACCTTCGCCGACCTGCACGCGGGAGCGAAGGACCTGGCGACCCAGGCGGTGACGGGCAAGGATGATACGATTCTCGTCGTACTTCAGCTCGCCGGCGGAAACGACGGACTGAATACCGTGGTGCCCTTCGAGGACGACGCCTATCACAAGGCGCGCCCGCAGATCGGCAAGAAGGGGAAGGACCTGATCAGGCTCGCGGATGGCATCGGGCTGAACAACTCGATGCCGACGCTCGGCAGGATGTTCAAGGAAGGTGATCTCGCGGTGGTCCAGGGGGTCGGCTATCCGAATCCGAACCGCTCCCACTTCGTTTCTACCTCGGTTTGGGAAACCGCGGATCCGCAGGCGCGCTCGAACACCGGGTGGATCGGTCGCTACTTCGACAATGCCTGCCCGGGGTCGGATCCGACGGTCGGGATCTCGCTCAACAAGACCCAGCCGGAGTCGTTTGGCGCGATGAGGAATCCCGGAGTCTGCCTGAGTTCGCCGGAGCTTTACCGGTGGATCCACGGTGGCGGCGAGAAGGCGCAGGCCGAGCAGTTTTTTGAATCCCTCAACTCGCCCGATGCCGCGGTTGACGGCGCTTCCATCGCCGAGCCCTCGGTGGGCAAGGTCGGTGGCGTGGCTGGCGAGTCGAACCTCGCGTTCCTCGAACGCGTCGCGATGGACGCCCGGGTGTCCTCGAA is part of the Haloferula helveola genome and encodes:
- a CDS encoding small basic protein; translated protein: MSKHNSLKLKGGAEGKRSVMKRFERVKLLKARGQWKEGRSPIGLPKTKGED
- a CDS encoding U32 family peptidase; this encodes MTTDATPELLSPAGNWDCARAAVAAGADAIYFGLPAFNARLRADNFTAEDLPELMQFLHRHGVKGFVAMNTLVFTGELEAAAEQLRLIASAGVDALIIQDLGLAKMARELAPEVELHASTQMTITSPEGLRFVESLFPLDRAVLARELSIREIERFPQSDTTPLEVFVHGALCVAYSGQCLTSESLGQRSANRGECAQACRMPYELVVDGETTEMGEVRYLLSPQDLAAVDVIPDLVRAGVKSYKIEGRLKSPEYVAAVTRVYRKALDAAIDQTESAVTDADRYALEMTFSRGLTSGWLAGTDHPYLTHGRFGKKRGPLLGTVTEAQNGWIRLDVPPDEQSPPLKAGDGVVFDAGENRDLEQGASIWKIENDRIIFHRTYSGINFDRIRPGVTLYKTSDPALESEIRKFWKNAKLTPKKTALHLTVEGSPGSPLTLSSSFEVERSTFDVRCSSETPLQPAANRPLATETLIAQLGRLGDTDYELASLDNRLQGDCHLPLSELNRLRRQLVAALQSDGARTSVRPGTPAATTHHHLLPPSTSHSSPATPAEPALSVLCRTLPQVEAALEAGVQIIYCDFEDPRRYKDAVALKSGSDAGLHLATPRILKPGETGYLKLIERAAPDGLLLRNLAGLEYYKDRSEFVKTADFSLNVANPITARVLMESAGLDRLTVSYDLNISQVLDLLRGAPADWFELTLHQHMPLFHMEHCVFCTFMSEGTTYKDCGRPCEKHVVHLRDRVGQLHRLQADVGCRNTLFNGRAQTGARFLPALLDTGLSRFRIELLDEDRDAASRTIGAYQALIRGERDPADLLEEVTALEKLGVTEGTLR
- a CDS encoding DUF1800 domain-containing protein, which translates into the protein MLPKAKNEWTVEEAAHLVRRAGFGGSPDQIARIHAMGREAAVDSLLDPDEPQDAIPLPSWYNPARLAEEQRERLEEMRESRTEGRSMTAAERERAQRMARQEAQRTARQRLMTASAWWFDRMMRTRAPLREKMVLFLHDHFATSSQKVRQPALMMRQNELLREYALGDFRKLTHEIVRDPAMMLYLDTQTSKKGKPNENFAREVMELFTLGEGNYTEKDIKEAARAFTGYTVNRFNGKVSHVKFQWDSGSKTVLGKTGKFDGDQVVDILFEQQAAAEYLPSKLWMFFVEDEPPKAVVEELAEGFRASGFQLKPLLREIFLSRAFYDSTVIRNQIKSPIQFLVQMCKELEVPDLPGGYEQLAQRELGQVLFVPPNVAGWDWGRAWINTNTLLSRYNIAGVITQGAVDAPGTEGGGENMMDQMAEGGGPGMKVVARLVGRNMRDWKGPDYEKLAPRELRKDPEKLVGSLIARFFQSDPGDKQRGAFVDYAKSKQGVVFTNHEVAELCHLMMSTPRYQLC
- a CDS encoding DUF1501 domain-containing protein, which codes for MKTRREFLRSTMLGASSVWTVPLFVERTFADLHAGAKDLATQAVTGKDDTILVVLQLAGGNDGLNTVVPFEDDAYHKARPQIGKKGKDLIRLADGIGLNNSMPTLGRMFKEGDLAVVQGVGYPNPNRSHFVSTSVWETADPQARSNTGWIGRYFDNACPGSDPTVGISLNKTQPESFGAMRNPGVCLSSPELYRWIHGGGEKAQAEQFFESLNSPDAAVDGASIAEPSVGKVGGVAGESNLAFLERVAMDARVSSKKILEIASKHRSKVQYDGTPIARSLNMVSRMIAGRMPTRVYYVSHGGFDTHNRQANSHDRLLGQLDGALKSFFADLKAQGNADRVTVMTFSEFGRRVGQNASQGTDHGQASCLFVAGAPVKGGIYGEHPSLTDLDRGDLKFNVDFRSVYATVLEDWLRTKSQPVLKADYSKLGFMG